The Vicinamibacterales bacterium genome contains a region encoding:
- the fabG gene encoding 3-oxoacyl-ACP reductase FabG, with protein sequence MKRFEGQVALVTGASRGIGRAIACRLAAEGAMVAAAARGDNAKAVVDEILAAGGRAEVLSLDVTDSEAAAAAVSGVAAAHGRLDVLVCNAGITRDQLMLRMKRADWDDVIATNLTAAFVLSQAALKPMLKQRRGRIVAISSVVGQMGNAGQANYAASKAGLIGFCKSLAREVGSRNVTVNVVAPGFVETDMTKAVDDATQKQWAAQIPLARLGTPEDIAAAVGFLASDEAAYITGQVLAVNGGMYT encoded by the coding sequence ATGAAGAGATTCGAGGGACAGGTAGCGCTCGTCACGGGTGCGTCACGCGGGATCGGCCGCGCCATCGCCTGCCGTCTTGCGGCGGAGGGCGCGATGGTGGCCGCCGCCGCGCGTGGGGACAACGCGAAGGCCGTCGTGGACGAGATCCTGGCCGCCGGCGGGCGAGCGGAGGTGCTGTCGCTGGACGTGACCGACAGCGAGGCCGCCGCCGCTGCCGTCTCCGGGGTGGCCGCGGCCCACGGCAGGCTCGACGTCCTCGTGTGCAACGCCGGCATCACGCGCGACCAGCTGATGCTCCGCATGAAGCGCGCCGACTGGGACGACGTCATCGCGACGAACCTGACGGCCGCCTTCGTCCTCAGCCAGGCGGCGCTCAAGCCGATGCTCAAGCAGCGACGGGGCCGCATCGTCGCCATCAGCTCGGTCGTGGGCCAGATGGGCAATGCCGGTCAGGCGAACTACGCGGCGTCGAAGGCCGGCCTCATCGGCTTCTGCAAGTCGCTGGCGCGGGAGGTCGGGTCGCGCAACGTCACCGTGAACGTGGTGGCGCCGGGCTTCGTCGAGACCGACATGACGAAGGCCGTCGACGACGCGACGCAGAAGCAGTGGGCGGCACAGATTCCGCTGGCGCGGCTGGGCACGCCGGAGGACATCGCGGCGGCCGTCGGTTTCCTCGCGTCGGACGAGGCAGCGTATATTACTGGGCAGGTTCTCGCAGTCAATGGCGGGATGTACA
- the fabD gene encoding ACP S-malonyltransferase, with translation MIAFVFPGQGSQSVGMGKALADAFPVCRATFEEADRALGFPLSTIVFEGPAERLTLTEITQPAILAVSVAAARLLEERGCRPDIVAGHSLGEYSAHVVAGTFAFADAVRVVHHRGRYMQEAVPVGAGAMAAILGGDEALVARACEEAAEGAVVGPANLNSPGQIVIAGHAAAVARAGDRARALGAKRVIPLQVSAPFHCALMKPAEVRLAPELAAVPAADPRVPVVANVDAELKRDAAASVDALVRQVSQPVRWEDCVRRLASEGVTAYVEVGPGTVLTGLIRKIARDATLLSLEAPPGLAPVEAVFGRGAD, from the coding sequence ATGATCGCGTTCGTATTTCCGGGGCAGGGGTCCCAGTCGGTCGGGATGGGGAAGGCGCTCGCCGACGCCTTCCCGGTGTGCCGGGCGACGTTCGAGGAGGCCGATCGCGCGCTCGGGTTCCCGCTCAGCACGATCGTGTTCGAGGGGCCCGCCGAGCGGCTCACGCTCACCGAGATCACGCAGCCCGCGATCCTGGCCGTCAGCGTCGCGGCCGCGCGGCTCCTGGAGGAGCGGGGGTGCCGTCCCGACATCGTGGCCGGCCACAGCCTCGGCGAGTACTCGGCCCACGTGGTCGCCGGGACGTTCGCCTTCGCCGACGCCGTCAGGGTCGTGCACCACCGTGGGCGATACATGCAGGAAGCGGTGCCGGTCGGCGCCGGCGCGATGGCCGCAATCCTCGGCGGCGACGAGGCCCTCGTGGCCCGGGCCTGCGAGGAGGCGGCCGAGGGGGCCGTCGTCGGGCCCGCGAACCTGAACTCGCCGGGGCAGATCGTGATCGCGGGCCATGCCGCCGCGGTGGCCCGTGCGGGGGATCGCGCCAGGGCGCTCGGCGCCAAGCGGGTCATTCCGCTGCAGGTGAGCGCGCCCTTCCACTGCGCGCTCATGAAGCCGGCCGAAGTGCGCCTGGCGCCCGAGCTGGCCGCGGTGCCGGCGGCCGATCCGCGCGTGCCCGTGGTCGCGAACGTGGATGCCGAACTCAAGCGGGACGCGGCCGCGTCGGTGGACGCGCTGGTGCGGCAGGTGTCGCAGCCTGTACGGTGGGAGGACTGCGTGCGCCGCCTTGCGTCGGAGGGAGTCACCGCATATGTTGAGGTGGGCCCGGGCACGGTGCTGACGGGGCTCATCAGGAAAATCGCGCGAGACGCGACGCTGCTCAGCCTGGAGGCGCCGCCCGGCCTGGCACCGGTCGAGGCGGTGTTCGGGCGCGGCGCGGACTGA
- the plsX gene encoding phosphate acyltransferase PlsX, with protein sequence MKAGDGRTVRVAVDAMGGDHAPARVVDGALAAARHSGVAVTLVGRRAEVEAQLVQHPDAAMLGVDVVDAPDVVAMDESPASALRRKSRASIRVAAELVGRGDAQALVSAGHTGATVVASHGVFGMLAGVDRPALAPAIPTQSGMAVLLDAGATVECRPHHLLQFGVMGNVYAETLLGLSRPRVGVLSIGEEEGKGNELTREAYRLLKAAPLAFVGNVEARDVFAGTADVIVCDGFTGNVALKLSEGLVETVEALLGAELASTFSSQVGYLLSRRAFRRFRRRLDYSEYGGAPLLGVSGLVFVCHGRSSVKAIRNAVVAASRFAADGIVARMERRVADALVGGR encoded by the coding sequence GTGAAGGCGGGCGACGGCCGCACCGTCAGGGTGGCGGTCGACGCCATGGGCGGCGACCACGCCCCAGCGCGGGTCGTGGACGGCGCGCTGGCGGCCGCCAGGCACTCCGGCGTGGCCGTGACCCTCGTGGGCCGCCGCGCCGAGGTGGAGGCCCAGCTGGTCCAGCACCCGGACGCGGCCATGCTCGGCGTGGACGTCGTGGACGCGCCGGATGTGGTCGCGATGGACGAGTCGCCGGCGTCGGCGCTGCGCAGGAAGTCGAGGGCGTCGATCCGCGTGGCGGCCGAGCTCGTCGGTCGTGGCGACGCCCAGGCCCTCGTGAGCGCCGGCCACACCGGCGCCACCGTCGTGGCCTCCCACGGCGTCTTCGGCATGCTCGCCGGCGTCGATCGCCCCGCGCTGGCGCCGGCCATTCCCACGCAGAGCGGCATGGCCGTCCTGCTCGACGCCGGAGCCACGGTGGAATGCCGCCCCCATCACCTGCTGCAGTTCGGGGTCATGGGCAACGTCTACGCGGAGACCCTCCTGGGACTCAGCCGGCCGCGGGTCGGCGTGCTGTCGATCGGTGAAGAGGAGGGGAAGGGCAACGAGCTGACGCGCGAGGCGTACCGGCTCCTGAAGGCCGCGCCACTGGCATTCGTCGGCAACGTCGAGGCCCGCGACGTCTTCGCCGGGACCGCGGACGTGATCGTGTGCGACGGCTTCACCGGGAATGTCGCGCTGAAGCTCAGTGAGGGCCTGGTCGAGACCGTCGAGGCACTGCTCGGCGCCGAACTCGCCAGCACGTTCTCCAGTCAGGTGGGCTATCTCCTGTCGCGCCGGGCCTTCCGCCGCTTCCGGCGCCGGCTGGACTACTCCGAATATGGCGGGGCGCCGCTGCTCGGCGTCTCGGGACTGGTGTTCGTGTGCCACGGCCGATCGTCCGTGAAGGCGATCCGGAATGCCGTCGTGGCGGCATCGCGCTTCGCCGCCGACGGCATCGTGGCGCGCATGGAGCGGCGCGTCGCCGACGCGCTCGTGGGGGGGCGATGA
- the rpmF gene encoding 50S ribosomal protein L32: MPNPKRRHSKTRGRKRRTHDALPQATAGVCPQCGEPKAPHRVCGYCGFYNQRQVQAVDEE; encoded by the coding sequence ATGCCTAATCCAAAACGCCGACACTCGAAGACCCGCGGACGCAAGCGCCGCACCCACGACGCCCTGCCGCAGGCCACCGCCGGCGTCTGCCCGCAGTGCGGGGAGCCGAAGGCGCCGCACCGCGTCTGCGGGTATTGCGGGTTCTACAACCAGCGGCAGGTCCAGGCCGTCGACGAGGAGTAG
- a CDS encoding DUF177 domain-containing protein, with the protein MFLDLTGIRQPETAIDRRFEADAFAPEEAFRIVAPVVLAGTLHKDDERFRLSGRVSTRIEVLCSRCAEPFEMAVDNAFELRLLPQTLAGDRTEDPDDDPTTAFYADDRLDLGQIVREQCYLTLPMKPLCTPECQGLCAQCGTNLNTERCDCAPSWQDPRLAVLQSLASSRTNDDA; encoded by the coding sequence ATGTTCCTGGATCTCACCGGCATCCGACAGCCCGAGACGGCCATCGACCGTCGCTTCGAGGCCGACGCCTTCGCCCCCGAGGAGGCTTTCCGGATCGTCGCGCCCGTCGTCCTGGCGGGCACGTTGCACAAGGACGACGAGCGGTTCCGGCTGTCGGGCCGGGTCTCGACCCGGATCGAAGTGCTGTGCAGCCGGTGCGCCGAGCCGTTCGAGATGGCCGTCGACAACGCCTTCGAACTGCGGCTCCTGCCCCAGACCCTGGCCGGAGACCGGACCGAAGACCCCGACGACGACCCGACCACCGCCTTCTACGCCGATGATCGCCTCGACCTGGGCCAGATCGTCCGCGAGCAGTGCTATCTCACGCTGCCGATGAAGCCGCTGTGCACGCCCGAGTGCCAGGGCCTCTGCGCGCAGTGCGGCACCAACCTCAACACCGAGCGCTGCGACTGCGCGCCGAGCTGGCAGGACCCGCGGCTCGCCGTGCTGCAGTCGCTCGCTTCTTCCCGGACCAACGACGATGCCTAA
- a CDS encoding deoxyguanosinetriphosphate triphosphohydrolase: MTIREDLEAREREFLAPQAAHSADTRGRLRQEEEDPIRPAFQRDRDRVIHTKAFRRLKHKTQVFFSPAGDHYRTRLTHTLEVSQIARTIAKVLRLHEELTEAIALAHDLGHTPFGHAGERVLQQLSPTGFNHYEQSLRIVDVLEQDRKGLNLTWEVRDGIARHSKGKHGLPVGAPPEHRASTLEGQVARVADIVAYVNHDVDDAVRAGILAEDALPASALEVLGRSSPERIGRMVSDVVRETLAGGTTEIRMSAAMLDATLALRDFLFTEVYENAPAMAEFAKAAGILGGLWERVQARPEAFLDLRTVEAEGLAVATQDFIAGMTDRYAVGLFEQLVIPKPWVGPWPVSERSPVGR, encoded by the coding sequence ATGACGATTCGTGAAGACCTCGAGGCCCGGGAGCGCGAGTTCCTGGCGCCCCAGGCCGCGCACAGCGCCGACACCCGCGGCCGGCTGCGTCAGGAAGAGGAAGACCCCATCAGGCCGGCGTTCCAGCGCGACCGCGATCGGGTCATCCACACGAAGGCCTTCCGGCGCCTGAAACACAAGACCCAGGTGTTCTTCTCACCGGCGGGCGACCACTACCGGACCCGGCTGACCCACACCCTGGAGGTCTCGCAGATTGCGCGCACGATCGCCAAGGTGCTCCGCCTGCACGAAGAGCTCACCGAGGCCATCGCGCTCGCACACGATCTGGGGCACACGCCGTTCGGGCACGCCGGCGAGCGGGTGCTGCAGCAGCTCAGCCCGACGGGCTTCAACCACTACGAGCAGAGCCTCCGGATCGTCGACGTGCTGGAGCAGGACCGGAAAGGCCTGAACCTCACCTGGGAGGTCCGCGACGGCATCGCCCGCCACTCGAAGGGGAAGCACGGCCTGCCGGTCGGCGCGCCGCCCGAACATCGGGCCTCGACGCTCGAGGGGCAGGTGGCGCGGGTGGCCGACATCGTCGCCTACGTGAACCACGACGTGGACGACGCCGTCCGGGCAGGCATCCTGGCCGAGGACGCGCTGCCGGCCAGCGCCCTCGAGGTGCTGGGACGCTCGAGCCCCGAGCGGATCGGGCGCATGGTCTCGGACGTCGTGCGCGAGACGCTGGCGGGCGGCACCACCGAGATCCGGATGAGCGCGGCCATGCTGGACGCCACGCTCGCGCTGCGCGACTTCCTCTTCACGGAGGTCTACGAGAACGCGCCCGCCATGGCCGAGTTCGCCAAAGCGGCGGGAATCCTCGGGGGGCTCTGGGAGCGGGTCCAGGCACGGCCAGAGGCCTTCCTGGACCTTCGCACGGTGGAGGCGGAGGGGCTGGCGGTCGCCACCCAGGACTTCATCGCGGGCATGACCGACCGCTACGCGGTCGGGCTCTTCGAGCAACTGGTCATCCCGAAGCCCTGGGTGGGGCCGTGGCCGGTCTCCGAGCGCTCCCCGGTGGGGCGCTGA
- a CDS encoding phosphopentomutase: MARRAVLIVLDGVGAGELPDAAAYGDEGSDTLGNVARAVRLNIPTLARLGIGAAVPMAGVPPPPVPGAAWGRMAERSPGKDSVTGHWELMGLVLDRPFPTFPHGFPADLVAEFESRIGRPVLGNVAASGTAIIDALGDEHCRTGRPIVYTSADSVFQIAAHEDVVPIAQLYQWCEAAYALVVHGRGVGRVIARPFVGPSGAFTRTARRHDYAMPPPAPTLLDGLQRAGVPVTTIGKVADLFAGRGVDRAIPTSSDAAGIDETLGVLARGTRGLVFVNLVDFDTKFGHRNDVAGFAANLERFDARLPDVLAALDADDLLILTGDHGNDPTTPSTDHSREHVPLLVTAPWVAAGRALGRRESFADVGQTLAAWFGVPPLDSGTSFLAHLA, encoded by the coding sequence ATGGCGCGTCGCGCGGTCCTCATCGTCCTCGACGGCGTCGGCGCGGGTGAACTGCCGGACGCCGCCGCCTATGGCGACGAGGGCAGTGACACGCTGGGCAATGTTGCGCGTGCCGTACGCCTGAACATCCCGACGCTCGCGCGGCTCGGGATTGGCGCCGCGGTCCCGATGGCGGGCGTGCCACCGCCGCCCGTGCCCGGCGCGGCCTGGGGCCGGATGGCGGAACGCTCGCCGGGGAAGGACTCGGTCACCGGACACTGGGAACTCATGGGCCTGGTGCTCGACCGGCCGTTTCCGACGTTCCCCCACGGCTTTCCTGCCGACCTCGTGGCTGAATTCGAGTCCCGAATCGGCCGCCCGGTCCTCGGGAACGTCGCCGCGTCAGGAACGGCCATCATCGACGCCCTCGGCGACGAGCACTGCCGCACGGGCCGGCCCATCGTCTACACCTCGGCCGACAGCGTCTTCCAGATCGCGGCGCACGAGGACGTGGTGCCGATTGCCCAGCTCTATCAGTGGTGCGAAGCGGCCTATGCCCTCGTCGTGCACGGGCGCGGGGTGGGGCGGGTCATCGCGCGGCCGTTCGTGGGACCGTCCGGGGCCTTCACGCGCACCGCCCGCCGGCACGACTACGCCATGCCGCCGCCCGCGCCGACCTTGCTCGACGGCTTGCAGCGTGCCGGCGTGCCCGTCACGACGATCGGCAAGGTGGCGGACCTCTTCGCCGGCCGGGGTGTCGATCGCGCCATTCCGACGTCGAGCGACGCGGCCGGCATCGACGAAACGCTCGGCGTGCTGGCGCGCGGCACCCGCGGGCTGGTGTTCGTGAATCTGGTGGACTTCGACACGAAGTTCGGGCACCGCAACGACGTCGCCGGCTTCGCCGCCAACCTCGAGCGGTTCGACGCGCGCCTGCCCGACGTGCTCGCGGCGCTCGACGCCGATGACCTGCTCATCCTGACGGGCGATCACGGCAACGACCCGACCACGCCCAGCACCGATCACTCCCGCGAGCACGTGCCGCTCCTGGTCACGGCGCCGTGGGTGGCCGCCGGACGCGCACTCGGGCGGCGGGAGAGCTTTGCCGACGTCGGGCAGACGCTCGCCGCCTGGTTCGGGGTGCCGCCGCTCGACAGCGGTACCAGTTTCCTGGCGCACCTGGCATGA
- the hfq gene encoding RNA chaperone Hfq gives MRGMADGKSSAPNIQDVFLNYARREKLAVTVHLLDGRQFECRIKNFDRFAVVIECDGLDSLVFKHAIATLRVPRSVPNYFSSHHP, from the coding sequence ATGCGAGGAATGGCTGACGGCAAGTCGAGCGCGCCCAATATCCAGGACGTCTTCCTCAACTACGCCCGCCGGGAGAAGCTGGCCGTCACCGTGCACCTCCTCGACGGCCGCCAGTTCGAGTGCCGCATCAAGAACTTCGACCGTTTCGCGGTCGTGATCGAGTGCGACGGCCTGGACTCGCTGGTGTTCAAGCACGCCATCGCGACCTTGCGCGTGCCTCGCAGCGTCCCGAACTACTTCTCGTCGCATCACCCCTGA
- the miaA gene encoding tRNA (adenosine(37)-N6)-dimethylallyltransferase MiaA, translated as MTPHFLAVLGPTATGKSALALALADRLGGEIVNCDSTAVYRGFDIGTDKVPREAQRGIPHHLIDVVEPTDVYTAARYAHDAAAVIRDIHQRGRLPIVAGGTGLYYRALTRGLFPGPAADPPLRARLERVAGRRGNRWLHDVLVRRDPASAVRIAPADRKRLVRAVEVLALTGRSLTAHFAETVPPLPEFEPIAIGLTMPGELLLPRLARRVEQQFAAGLEEEVRGLLARGVPREARPFGGLVYRQMLEYLAGVRDRDATRALIVAENRRYARRQLIWFRKEPTLRWFDGPGETAQVLARVWAFLGTRGLHHDGSDARNG; from the coding sequence GTGACCCCGCACTTTCTGGCCGTCCTGGGCCCGACCGCCACCGGGAAGTCCGCCCTGGCCCTCGCGCTGGCCGATCGCCTCGGGGGCGAGATCGTGAATTGCGACTCGACCGCGGTCTACCGTGGGTTCGACATCGGCACCGACAAGGTGCCGCGGGAGGCGCAGCGCGGCATCCCCCACCATCTCATCGACGTCGTGGAGCCGACGGACGTCTACACCGCCGCGCGATATGCGCACGACGCTGCGGCCGTCATCCGCGACATCCACCAACGGGGCCGCCTGCCGATCGTGGCCGGCGGCACGGGGCTGTACTACCGCGCGCTGACGCGCGGCCTGTTTCCTGGACCTGCGGCGGACCCGCCCCTGCGCGCGCGGCTCGAACGCGTCGCCGGCCGGCGCGGCAACCGCTGGCTGCACGACGTGCTGGTGCGGCGCGACCCAGCCTCGGCGGTCCGCATCGCCCCGGCGGATCGCAAGCGCCTCGTCCGTGCGGTCGAGGTGCTGGCACTGACCGGACGCTCCCTCACGGCGCACTTCGCCGAGACCGTGCCGCCGCTTCCGGAGTTCGAGCCGATCGCCATCGGCCTCACCATGCCCGGGGAGCTCCTGCTGCCGCGGCTCGCGCGCCGCGTCGAGCAGCAGTTCGCGGCGGGCCTGGAAGAGGAAGTGCGCGGCCTGCTGGCGCGCGGCGTCCCGCGCGAGGCCCGGCCGTTCGGTGGCCTCGTGTACCGCCAGATGCTCGAGTACCTGGCGGGCGTGCGCGATCGCGACGCGACGCGGGCGCTCATCGTCGCCGAGAACCGTCGCTACGCGAGGCGCCAGTTGATCTGGTTCCGCAAAGAGCCTACTCTTAGGTGGTTTGACGGTCCCGGAGAGACGGCGCAGGTCCTTGCGCGCGTCTGGGCCTTCCTGGGAACGCGAGGTCTGCACCACGATGGGAGCGATGCGAGGAATGGCTGA
- a CDS encoding TonB family protein, whose translation MYFDFDDRYQDVEAVGSAISRREGIVLSIVVHAGILLLLIYLPALTWLQFLQPTPPETQVAETRPPDQERPRFVVIEPLREVPAPPPPRAEISDLDRAARAPEIAERPENPLPFSQGTSADRVVAPEEPERRRGPESEPPSPTPPERRAEATPPIVESDSRNPIVRATPAEPQRPAGGSLGEALRDLQKYVQREAMNNPTGGVQDFGPEIQFDSKGVEFGPWIRRFIAQVKRNWLIPNAALAMRGHVVIQFNVHRDGSITDLAVVRPSEVDSFNRAAFNALMMSSPTTPLPPEYPDDKAFFTVTFFYNESPSQ comes from the coding sequence ATGTACTTCGACTTCGACGATCGGTACCAGGATGTCGAAGCGGTCGGCAGTGCGATCTCCCGCCGGGAGGGGATCGTCCTGTCCATCGTCGTGCATGCGGGCATCCTGCTCCTGCTGATCTATCTCCCCGCGCTCACGTGGCTTCAGTTCCTCCAGCCGACGCCGCCTGAGACCCAGGTGGCGGAGACGCGCCCGCCCGACCAGGAGCGTCCGCGGTTCGTCGTGATCGAGCCCCTGCGCGAGGTGCCCGCTCCGCCCCCGCCCAGGGCCGAGATCTCGGACCTGGACCGCGCCGCGCGGGCCCCCGAGATTGCCGAGCGGCCCGAGAATCCACTGCCGTTCTCGCAGGGCACGTCCGCCGATCGCGTCGTCGCGCCCGAGGAGCCGGAGCGCCGCCGCGGCCCGGAGTCGGAGCCGCCGTCGCCTACGCCGCCGGAGCGCCGCGCCGAGGCCACGCCGCCGATCGTCGAATCGGACTCGCGGAACCCGATCGTCCGCGCGACGCCGGCTGAACCTCAGCGTCCGGCGGGCGGTTCGCTCGGCGAGGCGCTCCGCGACCTGCAGAAGTACGTGCAGCGCGAGGCCATGAACAACCCCACCGGGGGCGTGCAGGACTTCGGTCCGGAGATCCAGTTCGATTCGAAGGGTGTCGAGTTCGGCCCCTGGATCCGGCGGTTCATCGCGCAGGTGAAGCGCAACTGGCTCATCCCGAACGCGGCCCTGGCCATGCGCGGGCACGTCGTGATCCAGTTCAACGTGCATCGGGACGGCTCGATCACGGACCTGGCGGTCGTCCGCCCTTCGGAGGTGGACTCGTTCAATCGCGCCGCCTTCAACGCGCTGATGATGTCGAGCCCGACGACGCCGCTGCCTCCGGAGTATCCGGACGACAAGGCGTTCTTCACGGTGACCTTCTTCTACAACGAGTCGCCGTCCCAGTAG